Proteins from one Leptonema illini DSM 21528 genomic window:
- a CDS encoding acyl-CoA dehydrogenase family protein, translating to MIQGNYFADNGDLQLHFDTLVDWDEVVSLYENGFTDAAAFDAAEPGGMQAERLSMAPHSVSEAVEYYRQILEGFGEFWGNEAAPLAQSMDQLGLKFESGKVTHPQPFVDVVKKFHETGLHPIAFLRRFGGLGVPHVLKAMAFELAYRADTSMTIAAASVNLAGILEMYASEELCEEWIPKLIEGGYVVTMGLSEPDFGSDLPSVRTKAEFVDGRWLLTGTKRFQTVASGINEIPSVLLALARTGDAGARGLSFFLVEGKDVQISGIEKKLGLKASATCEVVLEQSPGILIGEKGYGLSRYVIGMLNGARLSVASQGTGIAMAAFKEAQKYASERIQFGRPIAELPAVARMLRRMDVEIKAMRCLMVEAALSVDRYHWAELRTRFATKPGDREQKGGPGETDTRKWEKIASILTPISKYYISESCNAVVYEGLQVLGGAGYTEEYDLARLYRDARITNIYDGTTQIQVNAAIGGVVAGVSAKGHLREYIDEQFTALSSENERLTAMRQTFEDIVALYKDLPDADTKGRYAFEVVQSAARLLCSLFLEKTAGKLTGEAREERLQIAGEYQTDSEAILAGNRIKLERA from the coding sequence ATGATTCAAGGCAATTATTTCGCAGATAACGGCGACCTTCAGCTTCATTTCGATACGCTTGTGGACTGGGATGAGGTCGTCTCGCTTTATGAGAACGGTTTTACCGACGCCGCCGCCTTTGACGCGGCCGAGCCCGGAGGCATGCAGGCGGAGCGTCTTTCCATGGCGCCGCACTCCGTTTCAGAGGCTGTTGAATATTACCGACAGATCCTCGAAGGCTTCGGTGAATTCTGGGGCAACGAGGCCGCTCCTCTGGCGCAGTCGATGGACCAGCTCGGTCTGAAGTTCGAGAGCGGCAAGGTGACGCATCCGCAGCCTTTTGTCGATGTCGTGAAGAAGTTTCATGAAACGGGGCTGCATCCGATCGCCTTTTTGCGTCGTTTCGGAGGCCTGGGCGTTCCGCACGTTCTCAAGGCGATGGCCTTCGAGCTTGCCTACAGAGCCGATACGTCGATGACGATCGCCGCGGCCAGCGTGAATCTCGCCGGTATCCTTGAGATGTACGCAAGCGAAGAGCTCTGCGAAGAATGGATTCCGAAGCTCATCGAAGGCGGCTACGTCGTGACGATGGGGTTAAGCGAACCCGACTTCGGGTCGGATCTGCCCTCCGTGCGCACGAAGGCCGAGTTCGTCGACGGACGTTGGTTGCTTACGGGAACGAAGCGCTTTCAGACCGTCGCCAGCGGTATTAACGAAATCCCCTCGGTGTTGCTTGCCCTCGCGCGAACGGGCGATGCGGGCGCTCGTGGGTTATCCTTCTTTCTCGTAGAAGGCAAGGACGTTCAAATCAGCGGCATCGAGAAGAAGCTCGGCCTGAAGGCGTCGGCGACATGCGAGGTCGTGCTTGAGCAATCACCGGGGATTCTGATCGGCGAGAAGGGCTACGGGCTTTCGCGTTATGTGATCGGCATGTTGAACGGAGCGCGTCTGAGCGTCGCCTCGCAGGGCACGGGTATCGCCATGGCCGCTTTTAAAGAAGCGCAGAAGTATGCCTCTGAGCGCATCCAGTTCGGTCGTCCGATCGCAGAGCTGCCCGCCGTCGCCCGTATGCTGCGTCGTATGGACGTTGAGATCAAGGCGATGCGCTGCCTGATGGTCGAGGCGGCGTTAAGCGTCGATCGTTATCACTGGGCGGAACTGCGCACACGCTTTGCGACGAAGCCCGGTGATCGGGAGCAGAAGGGCGGACCGGGGGAAACCGACACACGTAAATGGGAGAAGATCGCCTCGATTCTTACTCCGATATCGAAATACTATATCTCGGAATCGTGCAACGCCGTCGTCTATGAAGGCCTGCAGGTTCTCGGCGGAGCGGGTTATACAGAGGAATATGATCTTGCCCGTCTGTACCGGGATGCGCGCATTACGAATATCTATGACGGCACGACGCAGATTCAGGTGAATGCCGCCATCGGAGGCGTCGTCGCCGGCGTTTCGGCAAAAGGTCATCTGCGCGAGTATATCGATGAACAATTCACCGCCCTGTCTTCTGAGAACGAGCGGCTCACTGCGATGCGTCAGACATTCGAAGATATCGTCGCCCTCTATAAAGATCTGCCCGACGCCGATACAAAAGGTCGCTATGCATTTGAGGTTGTGCAATCGGCTGCCCGTCTTCTCTGTTCTCTGTTTCTTGAGAAGACGGCGGGCAAATTAACAGGAGAGGCTCGCGAAGAACGGCTGCAGATCGCCGGCGAGTATCAGACCGATTCCGAGGCTATCCTTGCCGGCAACCGCATCAAGCTGGAGCGAGCCTGA